A genome region from Panicum virgatum strain AP13 chromosome 4K, P.virgatum_v5, whole genome shotgun sequence includes the following:
- the LOC120703483 gene encoding RNA-binding KH domain-containing protein RCF3-like — MDRSRSKRGYHYDQDSPPPRSKQRFDRRSGGGQNPNSGYHRRGPPGGGGGGSDRRGFLPPDAAPPPPPPPPPPPSAAAGAPGAASTTTSFRILCPECKAYGFPPGFVAKVRDDSGALVIVHPPIAGDYVRIIETVDGARREADGRPPMYSPAQEALLMVHRRILETEAEDGDEDGEYGPRGKDPRDRGKTTTRLIVPKLHVGCLLGKGGKIIEQMRMETKTHIRILPRDQQTPRCVSSSEEVVQVVGDGNCVRKAVAIITDRLKESLHRDRGPFRGRMNSPEPRISQEDEYLGGVQQMPVYEETYGRPDQIRNNISLEPPGYEFDSNGGKVIEHPDILYDDIVFRILCPNDKASSLVSTRDGIIEMLQADVGVDVRLTDIIAGSDERVVIITSREGPDHELFPAQEALLHIQTHIVDLGPDKDNIITTRLLVPSSEIACFDGREGSLSDIQRQTSANVQILPREDLPSCALDSDELIQIVGDIRASRNALMQVTTKLRSYLYREMSGPIQIGNINVHGAISPATGSPRGPYQGNDIPMGPYHQAPQLTASWHSKDSGGSASGSFEQGTNINDDIRQNASKRFAIPLVTRSTLEVVIPNSAVASLTMRAGSKLAQISEMSGATVTLADDRPGILEKVVQISGTPEQTEKAKSLLQGFILSIQDDS, encoded by the exons ATGGATCGTTCCCGCTCCAAGCGCGGCTACCACTACGACCAggactcgccgccgccccgctccaAGCAGCGCTTCGaccgccgcagcggcggcggccagaacCCTAACTCCGGCTACCACCGCCGCGGGCCacccggaggcggaggcggcggctccgacCGCCGCGGCTTCCTTCCCCCTgatgccgcgccgcctccgcccccgcccccgcctcccCCACCGTCGGCCGCTGCGGGGGCGCCGGGCGCCGcgtccaccaccacctccttccGCATCCTGTGCCCCGAATGCAAGGCCTACGGCTTCCCGCCTGGCTTCGTCGCCAAGGTCCGGGACGACAGCGGCGCGCTCGTCATCGTGCACCCGCCCATCGCAGGCGACTACGTCCGGATCATCGAGACGGTTGACGGCGCGCGGCGCGAGGCCGACGGCCGCCCGCCCATGTACTCTCCGGCGCAGGAGGCGCTCCTTATGGTGCACCGCCGGATCCTCGAGACGGAAGCCGAGGATGGCGACGAGGATGGCGAATACGGGCCCAGGGGGAAGGACCCGCGGGACAGGGGGAAGACCACCACGCGCCTCATCGTACCCAAACTTCACGTTGGATGCCTGCTCGGCAAGGGTGGCAAGATCATCGAGCAAATGAGGATGGAGACCAAGACGCACATCAGGATTCTGCCGCGCGACCAGCAGACGCCGCGCTGTGTGTCCTCGTCCGAGGAGGTTGTACAG GTTGTTGGAGATGGAAATTGTGTTAGGAAGGCTGTAGCAATAATCACTGATCGCCTAAAGGAAAGCTTACACCGCGATCGTGGTCCTTTCCGAGGGCGAATGAATTCTCCAGAGCCTCGAATTTCTCAGGAAGATGAATACCTGGGTGGTGTTCAGCAGATGCCTGTATATGAAGAAACTTACGGACGACCTGATCAGATTAGGAACAATATTAGCTTGGAGCCACCAGGGTATGAGTTTGATTCAAATGGTGGCAAGGTCATTGAACACCCAGATATTCTGTATGATGATATCGTATTTCGAATTCTTTGCCCAAATGACAAGGCTAGCAGTTTAGTTTCGACGCGTGATGGAATAATAGAGATGCTACAGGCAGATGTTGGTGTTGATGTTAGGCTTACTGATATTATTGCTGGTTCTGATGAAAGGGTAGTAATCATCACATCCAGAGAG GGCCCAGACCATGAGCTTTTCCCAGCCCAGGAAGCACTGCTGCACATCCAAACTCATATTGTAGACCTTGGCCCTGATAAGGATAACATTATCACGACAAGACTACTTGTACCTTCAAGTGAAATTGCTTGCTTTGATGGAAGGGAGGGGTCATTATCTGATATACAGAGACAGACTAGTGCAAATGTGCAGATATTACCAAGAGAAGATCTTCCATCATGCGCCCTAGATTCTGATGAACTCATACAG ATTGTTGGAGATATTAGAGCTTCTCGGAATGCTCTTATGCAAGTAACCACAAAACTAAGGAGTTATCTATACCGTGAGATGTCTGGTCCTATTCAAATTGGTAACATTAATGTACATGGAGCCATTTCTCCGGCAACTGGCTCACCTCGAGGACCATACCagggaaatgatattccaatgggTCCTTACCACCAAGCACCACAACTGACAGCTTCATGGCACTCAAAG GATAGTGGAGGCAGTGCAAGTGGATCATTTGAGCAAGGTACCAACATTAATGATGATATCAGGCAAAATGCTTCAAAAAG ATTTGCCATTCCTCTAGTGACTAGAAGCACGTTAGAAGTTGTCATACCAAACAGTGCTGTTGCAAGCCTCACCATGAGGGCTGGTAGCAAGCTTGCCCAAATAAGCGAG ATGTCTGGTGCTACTGTGACTCTCGCTGATGATAGACCTGGCATCTTGGAGAAAGTTGTACAAATATCTGGTACCCCTGAGCAGACTGAAAAAGCTAAAAGTTTGCTGCAGGGATTTATTCTTAGCA TCCAAGATGACAGTTGA
- the LOC120703484 gene encoding signal recognition particle 19 kDa protein, which produces MDGGGGDLRSTIKKWNVLYPVYLNSKKTVAEGRRIAASKACPDPTCIEIADCCSHLKIPHAIELDKAYPRDFFQVGRVRVQLKKDDGSPVNPAIKTKKQLMIQIAELVPKHHGRTKKQESALSSSAGGSSKNTKGGKKKK; this is translated from the exons ATGGACGGTGGCGGGGGCGACCTGCGGAGCACTATCAAGAAGTGGAACGTCTTATACCCGGTCTACCTCAACTCCAAGAAGACGGTTGCTGAAGGCCGCCGCATCGCCGCCAGCAAGGCCTGCCCTGACCCCACCTGCATCGAGATAGCCGACTGCTGCTCGCACCTCAAGATCCCCCACGCCATTGAG CTTGATAAGGCGTACCCTCGGGATTTCTTCCAGGTGGGGAGGGTCAGGGTGCAGCTCAAGAAGGATGACGGCTCCCCTGTCAATCCTGCTATTAAAACAA AGAAGCAGCTGATGATCCAAATAGCAGAGCTAGTTCCCAAGCATCATGGAAGGACAAAGAAGCAGGAATCAGCACTCAGCTCTTCAGCTGGTGGCAGTTCGAAGAACACAAAAggtggaaaaaagaaaaagtga